Proteins encoded together in one Desulfosporosinus meridiei DSM 13257 window:
- the fsa gene encoding fructose-6-phosphate aldolase has protein sequence MQFFLDSANIEEIKQAWNMGVIGGLTTNPSLVAKEGKDFHELLNTVIGIVDGPISAEVIALDHEGMLQEAHVLAAIHPNIVIKIPMTEEGLKTVKVLSSKGIKTNVTLIFTANQALLAARAGASYVSPFLGRLDDIGENGLNLLADICEIYQAHGISTKTIAASIRNPVHVTESAKIGADFATVPFGVLRQLFRHPLTDAGIEKFLADWKKR, from the coding sequence ATGCAGTTTTTCTTAGACTCTGCAAATATCGAAGAGATTAAGCAAGCTTGGAATATGGGAGTAATCGGTGGGCTTACTACAAATCCCAGTTTAGTTGCTAAAGAAGGAAAGGACTTCCATGAACTTCTTAACACAGTGATTGGGATTGTTGATGGCCCGATTAGTGCAGAAGTAATAGCCCTTGATCATGAAGGGATGTTGCAGGAGGCACATGTACTGGCTGCTATTCATCCAAACATTGTAATTAAGATTCCGATGACAGAAGAGGGTCTCAAAACTGTAAAAGTATTAAGCAGCAAGGGGATAAAAACAAACGTTACACTTATCTTTACAGCTAACCAGGCCTTACTGGCAGCTAGGGCCGGTGCATCCTATGTTAGTCCTTTTCTTGGTCGGCTGGATGATATCGGGGAAAACGGACTAAATCTGTTAGCTGATATCTGCGAGATCTATCAGGCTCATGGCATCTCAACCAAAACTATTGCTGCAAGTATACGAAATCCAGTCCATGTGACTGAATCGGCAAAAATAGGAGCGGATTTTGCAACGGTTCCTTTTGGGGTACTGAGGCAACTTTTCCGCCATCCATTAACAGATGCCGGCATCGAAAAGTTTTTGGCGGATTGGAAAAAACGATAG